A portion of the Malania oleifera isolate guangnan ecotype guangnan chromosome 3, ASM2987363v1, whole genome shotgun sequence genome contains these proteins:
- the LOC131150604 gene encoding ultraviolet-B receptor UVR8 isoform X1 has translation MDLIGGLANPGNPSLKIISVAAGEAHTLALTGDGSVYSWGRGMFGRLGTGSESDESFPVRVRFDSSCESGREKLKFVGVAAGAYHSLALADDGSVWCWGYNIYGQLGFSDDNSSLPRLLERFLELCSPDALTDRSETRGKAPLKICSIKAGGMMSLAIDNLGGLWIWGNCPQPASSSDGKFSLFSCSTPIPVWHFHGHTVVKVACGNEHVVALVSAGETYKGGDLICYSWGNNSHGQLGLGDTEGRLHPEVVGTFNLESPWALDEVACGAFHTALLSHIKEPGDALESVLWTFGLGENGQLGHGTNRSALLPEPIKGLPQHVFLVSIDCGLFHTSVVTSAGEVWSWGMEKGLGLCPDASFTGNDAGDAVSPRLYGSKIPGLLQVACGAAHTVLVASDGYKLWSWGRGRSGVLGNGKTVDCFAPKIVLWPPLVEDFKEEELKPTSEGKNIEDEDPKTKEMGKKLSSVMDELKLLHSKLSVLERYASILHGSIYGKPLEERDIPMSLQSLGTFDIAKEWENMLESADRGKLVRLEGFYRNMLVGVKDKLMKRRIQEIMKECLHSSTAGN, from the exons ATGGACCTCATTGGAGGACTCGCGAATCCCGGCAACCCATCGCTTAAAATCATCTCAGTCGCCGCCGGAGAAGCTCACACTCTCGCCCTCACAG GTGATGGCAGTGTGTATTCGTGGGGAAGAGGAATGTTTGGGCGGCTCGGGACGGGGTCAGAATCGGACGAGTCCTTCCCTGTTCGGGTCCGGTTTGATTCGTCCTGTGAATCGGGAAGAGAGAAGCTTAAGTTTGTTGGAGTGGCTGCTGGTGCTTATCACAGTCTGGCTCTTGCAG ATGATGGATCAGTTTGGTGCTGGGGTTACAACATCT ATGGCCAACTTGGTTTCAGTGATGATAATTCTTCACTGCCTCGCTTGTTAGAGCGTTTTCTTGAATTGTGCTCTCCTGATGCTTTGACAGACAGGTCAGAAACAAGGGGCAAAGCACCCTTAAAG ATTTGTTCTATAAAAGCTGGAGGAATGATGTCGCTAGCAATTGATAATCTTGGTGGCCTCTGGATCTGGGGCAACTGTCCTCAGCCAGCCAGCTCCAGTGATGGGAAGTTCTCTCTTTTTAGCTGTTCCACTCCAATTCCAGTCTGGCACTTTCATGGGCACACAGTCGTTAAGGTGGCATGTGGAAATGAGCATGTTGTCGCCCTAGTTAGTGCAGGAGAAACATATAAGGGTGGTGATCTTATATGCTACTCTTGGGGTAACAACAGTCATGGCCAATTGGGGTTGGGAGATACAGAAGGCAGGTTACATCCTGAAGTCGTTGGAACTTTTAACCTGGAATCCCCTTGGGCACTTGATGAGGTGGCTTGTGGGGCATTTCACACAGCTTTACTCAGTCACATAAAGGAACCGGGTGATGCATTAGAAAGTGTTCTCTGGACATTTGGCCTGGGGGAAAATGGGCAACTTGGGCATGGAACAAATAGGAGTGCTTTGTTACCTGAACCTATTAAAGGATTGCCGCAGCATGTTTTCCTGGTTTCTATTGACTGTGGCTTGTTTCACACTAGTGTCGTTACCTCTGCTGGTGAGGTGTGGTCATGGGGGATGGAGAAGGGTCTTGGTCTGTGCCCAGATGCTAGTTTCACTGGAAATGACGCTGGTGATGCAGTTTCTCCCCGGCTGTATGGATCTAAAATTCCTGGACTGTTGCAAGTTGCGTGTGGTGCTGCTCATACTGTCCTTGTTGCAAGTGATGGTTATAAGCTATGGTCATGGGGCAGGGGAAGGAGTGGTGTTTTGGGAAATGGTAAAACAGTTGATTGTTTTGCTCCCAAAATAGTGTTGTGGCCTCCACTTGTGGAGGATTTCAAGGAAGAGGAATTGAAGCCTACTAGTGAgggaaaaaatattgaagatgaaGATCCTAAAACCAAAGAAATGGGGAAAAAGTTATCCTCGGTTATGGATGAGTTGAAGCTCCTTCATTCAAAACTCTCTGTTTTGGAACGGTATGCTAGCATACTTCATGGTTCGATTTATGGCAAACCTCTTGAGGAGCGAGATATTCCGATGTCATTGCAGAGCTTAGGTACTTTTGACATTGCAAAGGAATGGGAGAACATGTTAGAGTCTGCAGATCGTGGTAAGCTTGTCAGGTTGGAGGGATTCTACCGGAACATGCTTGTGGGTGTTAAAGATAAGCTAATGAAGAGAAGGATCCAGGAGATTATGAAGGAGTGTCTCCATTCCTCAACCGCAGGTAATTAG
- the LOC131150604 gene encoding uncharacterized protein LOC131150604 isoform X2: MDLIGGLANPGNPSLKIISVAAGEAHTLALTGDGSVYSWGRGMFGRLGTGSESDESFPVRVRFDSSCESGREKLKFVGVAAGAYHSLALADRSETRGKAPLKICSIKAGGMMSLAIDNLGGLWIWGNCPQPASSSDGKFSLFSCSTPIPVWHFHGHTVVKVACGNEHVVALVSAGETYKGGDLICYSWGNNSHGQLGLGDTEGRLHPEVVGTFNLESPWALDEVACGAFHTALLSHIKEPGDALESVLWTFGLGENGQLGHGTNRSALLPEPIKGLPQHVFLVSIDCGLFHTSVVTSAGEVWSWGMEKGLGLCPDASFTGNDAGDAVSPRLYGSKIPGLLQVACGAAHTVLVASDGYKLWSWGRGRSGVLGNGKTVDCFAPKIVLWPPLVEDFKEEELKPTSEGKNIEDEDPKTKEMGKKLSSVMDELKLLHSKLSVLERYASILHGSIYGKPLEERDIPMSLQSLGTFDIAKEWENMLESADRGKLVRLEGFYRNMLVGVKDKLMKRRIQEIMKECLHSSTAGN, translated from the exons ATGGACCTCATTGGAGGACTCGCGAATCCCGGCAACCCATCGCTTAAAATCATCTCAGTCGCCGCCGGAGAAGCTCACACTCTCGCCCTCACAG GTGATGGCAGTGTGTATTCGTGGGGAAGAGGAATGTTTGGGCGGCTCGGGACGGGGTCAGAATCGGACGAGTCCTTCCCTGTTCGGGTCCGGTTTGATTCGTCCTGTGAATCGGGAAGAGAGAAGCTTAAGTTTGTTGGAGTGGCTGCTGGTGCTTATCACAGTCTGGCTCTTGCAG ACAGGTCAGAAACAAGGGGCAAAGCACCCTTAAAG ATTTGTTCTATAAAAGCTGGAGGAATGATGTCGCTAGCAATTGATAATCTTGGTGGCCTCTGGATCTGGGGCAACTGTCCTCAGCCAGCCAGCTCCAGTGATGGGAAGTTCTCTCTTTTTAGCTGTTCCACTCCAATTCCAGTCTGGCACTTTCATGGGCACACAGTCGTTAAGGTGGCATGTGGAAATGAGCATGTTGTCGCCCTAGTTAGTGCAGGAGAAACATATAAGGGTGGTGATCTTATATGCTACTCTTGGGGTAACAACAGTCATGGCCAATTGGGGTTGGGAGATACAGAAGGCAGGTTACATCCTGAAGTCGTTGGAACTTTTAACCTGGAATCCCCTTGGGCACTTGATGAGGTGGCTTGTGGGGCATTTCACACAGCTTTACTCAGTCACATAAAGGAACCGGGTGATGCATTAGAAAGTGTTCTCTGGACATTTGGCCTGGGGGAAAATGGGCAACTTGGGCATGGAACAAATAGGAGTGCTTTGTTACCTGAACCTATTAAAGGATTGCCGCAGCATGTTTTCCTGGTTTCTATTGACTGTGGCTTGTTTCACACTAGTGTCGTTACCTCTGCTGGTGAGGTGTGGTCATGGGGGATGGAGAAGGGTCTTGGTCTGTGCCCAGATGCTAGTTTCACTGGAAATGACGCTGGTGATGCAGTTTCTCCCCGGCTGTATGGATCTAAAATTCCTGGACTGTTGCAAGTTGCGTGTGGTGCTGCTCATACTGTCCTTGTTGCAAGTGATGGTTATAAGCTATGGTCATGGGGCAGGGGAAGGAGTGGTGTTTTGGGAAATGGTAAAACAGTTGATTGTTTTGCTCCCAAAATAGTGTTGTGGCCTCCACTTGTGGAGGATTTCAAGGAAGAGGAATTGAAGCCTACTAGTGAgggaaaaaatattgaagatgaaGATCCTAAAACCAAAGAAATGGGGAAAAAGTTATCCTCGGTTATGGATGAGTTGAAGCTCCTTCATTCAAAACTCTCTGTTTTGGAACGGTATGCTAGCATACTTCATGGTTCGATTTATGGCAAACCTCTTGAGGAGCGAGATATTCCGATGTCATTGCAGAGCTTAGGTACTTTTGACATTGCAAAGGAATGGGAGAACATGTTAGAGTCTGCAGATCGTGGTAAGCTTGTCAGGTTGGAGGGATTCTACCGGAACATGCTTGTGGGTGTTAAAGATAAGCTAATGAAGAGAAGGATCCAGGAGATTATGAAGGAGTGTCTCCATTCCTCAACCGCAGGTAATTAG
- the LOC131150604 gene encoding ultraviolet-B receptor UVR8 isoform X3 codes for MMSLAIDNLGGLWIWGNCPQPASSSDGKFSLFSCSTPIPVWHFHGHTVVKVACGNEHVVALVSAGETYKGGDLICYSWGNNSHGQLGLGDTEGRLHPEVVGTFNLESPWALDEVACGAFHTALLSHIKEPGDALESVLWTFGLGENGQLGHGTNRSALLPEPIKGLPQHVFLVSIDCGLFHTSVVTSAGEVWSWGMEKGLGLCPDASFTGNDAGDAVSPRLYGSKIPGLLQVACGAAHTVLVASDGYKLWSWGRGRSGVLGNGKTVDCFAPKIVLWPPLVEDFKEEELKPTSEGKNIEDEDPKTKEMGKKLSSVMDELKLLHSKLSVLERYASILHGSIYGKPLEERDIPMSLQSLGTFDIAKEWENMLESADRGKLVRLEGFYRNMLVGVKDKLMKRRIQEIMKECLHSSTAGN; via the coding sequence ATGATGTCGCTAGCAATTGATAATCTTGGTGGCCTCTGGATCTGGGGCAACTGTCCTCAGCCAGCCAGCTCCAGTGATGGGAAGTTCTCTCTTTTTAGCTGTTCCACTCCAATTCCAGTCTGGCACTTTCATGGGCACACAGTCGTTAAGGTGGCATGTGGAAATGAGCATGTTGTCGCCCTAGTTAGTGCAGGAGAAACATATAAGGGTGGTGATCTTATATGCTACTCTTGGGGTAACAACAGTCATGGCCAATTGGGGTTGGGAGATACAGAAGGCAGGTTACATCCTGAAGTCGTTGGAACTTTTAACCTGGAATCCCCTTGGGCACTTGATGAGGTGGCTTGTGGGGCATTTCACACAGCTTTACTCAGTCACATAAAGGAACCGGGTGATGCATTAGAAAGTGTTCTCTGGACATTTGGCCTGGGGGAAAATGGGCAACTTGGGCATGGAACAAATAGGAGTGCTTTGTTACCTGAACCTATTAAAGGATTGCCGCAGCATGTTTTCCTGGTTTCTATTGACTGTGGCTTGTTTCACACTAGTGTCGTTACCTCTGCTGGTGAGGTGTGGTCATGGGGGATGGAGAAGGGTCTTGGTCTGTGCCCAGATGCTAGTTTCACTGGAAATGACGCTGGTGATGCAGTTTCTCCCCGGCTGTATGGATCTAAAATTCCTGGACTGTTGCAAGTTGCGTGTGGTGCTGCTCATACTGTCCTTGTTGCAAGTGATGGTTATAAGCTATGGTCATGGGGCAGGGGAAGGAGTGGTGTTTTGGGAAATGGTAAAACAGTTGATTGTTTTGCTCCCAAAATAGTGTTGTGGCCTCCACTTGTGGAGGATTTCAAGGAAGAGGAATTGAAGCCTACTAGTGAgggaaaaaatattgaagatgaaGATCCTAAAACCAAAGAAATGGGGAAAAAGTTATCCTCGGTTATGGATGAGTTGAAGCTCCTTCATTCAAAACTCTCTGTTTTGGAACGGTATGCTAGCATACTTCATGGTTCGATTTATGGCAAACCTCTTGAGGAGCGAGATATTCCGATGTCATTGCAGAGCTTAGGTACTTTTGACATTGCAAAGGAATGGGAGAACATGTTAGAGTCTGCAGATCGTGGTAAGCTTGTCAGGTTGGAGGGATTCTACCGGAACATGCTTGTGGGTGTTAAAGATAAGCTAATGAAGAGAAGGATCCAGGAGATTATGAAGGAGTGTCTCCATTCCTCAACCGCAGGTAATTAG